One Desulfovibrio sp. DNA window includes the following coding sequences:
- a CDS encoding major capsid family protein, with amino-acid sequence MPMTLQKLRDFGFIVDGATKIMDPNKAYDAAPVTAPNAGVPTEFTTFFNPQVVEILTSPRRARAIYPEVIKGDATTSSVRFPLAEAVGHTAPYDDFSNGGSADVNNNWATRDTYLFQTIRRVGDLEEEMSGLARVSLGTGTQRSAALVIDVDVNRFALQGVAGRRIYGLMNDPSLNANITPNSVTPEGGGAAVTDWEKKTSRQIYDDVRKLYAALVNQMGGNDNVTSDGVDDRLVLVCSPGVYAIMGAATDFNVSALDMIKKFLPKLEIVTVPEFSTASGELVQLIQPEFQGQATAEIGATEKFHAFPVVRGLSSYAQKFRAGTCGTLIYRPAAIAGMIGV; translated from the coding sequence ATGCCTATGACCTTGCAGAAACTGCGTGATTTCGGCTTTATCGTGGATGGGGCCACCAAAATCATGGACCCCAATAAAGCCTATGACGCTGCCCCTGTCACCGCGCCCAATGCCGGTGTTCCCACGGAATTTACCACCTTTTTCAACCCGCAGGTGGTCGAAATCCTGACCAGCCCCCGCCGCGCCAGGGCTATCTATCCTGAAGTCATCAAGGGTGATGCCACCACCAGCTCCGTCCGATTCCCGCTGGCTGAAGCTGTGGGCCATACTGCCCCGTATGACGACTTCAGCAACGGCGGCAGCGCGGACGTCAACAATAACTGGGCCACGCGCGATACCTATCTTTTCCAGACAATCCGCCGCGTGGGCGATCTGGAAGAGGAAATGTCCGGCCTTGCCCGCGTGAGCCTCGGCACGGGCACACAGCGTTCCGCCGCCCTGGTCATTGATGTGGACGTCAACCGCTTCGCCCTTCAGGGCGTGGCTGGTCGCCGTATCTATGGCCTCATGAATGACCCCAGCCTCAATGCCAATATCACGCCCAACAGCGTGACGCCCGAGGGCGGCGGCGCAGCCGTCACCGACTGGGAAAAGAAAACCTCGCGCCAGATATATGACGATGTGCGCAAGCTCTATGCTGCCCTGGTGAACCAGATGGGCGGCAACGACAACGTAACCTCCGATGGAGTTGATGACCGCCTGGTGCTGGTCTGCTCCCCTGGCGTGTACGCCATCATGGGCGCGGCCACGGACTTTAACGTGTCTGCTCTGGACATGATCAAAAAGTTCCTTCCCAAGCTGGAAATCGTCACCGTGCCGGAATTTTCCACGGCCAGCGGTGAGCTGGTGCAGCTCATTCAGCCCGAATTTCAGGGCCAGGCAACTGCGGAAATCGGCGCAACCGAAAAGTTCCACGCCTTCCCCGTGGTGCGCGGGCTTTCCAGCTATGCACAGAAGTTCCGCGCCGGCACATGCGGCACCCTCATTTATCGCCCGGCAGCCATCGCCGGCATGATCGGCGTGTAG